One Weissella coleopterorum DNA segment encodes these proteins:
- a CDS encoding sugar transferase produces the protein MKKFITNLYGQSEQSTAMLAQHMVAQIAKNEGYSEISVPAFPVTSDSESELLKRIDGMLPAVTSKDLVLAQLPSWNGIAFDEVFLRKIRSRTQKLVVFIHDFVPLMFDNNSYLFERYLDAYNLADLVIVPSEKMGAMLVEHGLNVPYKVQTIWDHLTCVEGLSKPEFKREIQFAGNMGRFPFIKEWNYQNDLLVYSNRFDNFAESETLHIKGWKHDDQLLRELNQGGFGLVWSENIENQSEREYSEMNVSFKFSSYLAAGIPLIVNRGLAKQSFVESQGIGLVADSLEEVNEYVSNINADEYQRLLQNVAGISTLIQDGFFTKKLLIEIEEFLFMNV, from the coding sequence ATGAAAAAGTTTATTACTAACTTATATGGGCAAAGCGAACAAAGTACGGCAATGCTGGCGCAACATATGGTGGCCCAGATAGCTAAGAACGAGGGATATTCAGAAATTTCAGTTCCTGCATTTCCGGTAACGTCAGATTCCGAAAGTGAATTATTGAAGCGAATTGATGGAATGTTACCGGCGGTAACATCAAAAGATTTAGTATTAGCACAATTACCTTCGTGGAACGGAATAGCGTTTGATGAGGTGTTTTTAAGAAAGATTAGGAGCCGTACCCAAAAATTAGTGGTTTTTATTCATGATTTTGTGCCATTGATGTTTGATAATAATAGCTATTTATTTGAGCGATACCTTGATGCCTATAATCTAGCCGATTTAGTGATTGTACCATCGGAGAAGATGGGAGCTATGTTAGTTGAACATGGACTAAATGTGCCATATAAAGTACAGACTATTTGGGACCATTTAACCTGTGTAGAGGGATTATCAAAACCTGAATTCAAACGAGAAATCCAGTTTGCAGGAAATATGGGGAGATTTCCATTCATTAAAGAATGGAATTACCAGAATGATTTATTAGTATACAGTAATCGATTTGATAATTTTGCAGAGTCGGAGACTCTACATATAAAAGGTTGGAAGCATGATGATCAATTATTACGTGAACTTAATCAGGGTGGATTTGGTTTAGTGTGGAGTGAAAATATTGAAAATCAATCCGAACGAGAATATTCAGAGATGAACGTATCGTTTAAATTCAGTTCTTATTTAGCGGCAGGGATTCCCCTTATAGTGAATCGAGGATTAGCGAAGCAGTCATTTGTGGAGTCTCAAGGTATTGGATTAGTGGCCGATTCGTTAGAGGAAGTTAATGAATATGTCTCAAATATTAACGCAGATGAGTATCAAAGACTATTACAAAATGTAGCAGGTATTTCTACGTTAATACAAGATGGTTTTTTTACTAAAAAATTGTTAATAGAGATTGAAGAATTTTTATTTATGAATGTTTAG